In a genomic window of Comamonadaceae bacterium OTU4NAUVB1:
- a CDS encoding leucyl aminopeptidase, whose translation MDFQLKTLTTAQAANEKTDALIVLVAESTGVEVASTPPSAAADDALAALLAQVRQAGDLPAKAGKSLALYRPAGIAAPRVVLVSIGDGLPASVRSAVLAGVGAVKAANPKRLTIVFAAPTQPPAVHAAVLAVADATYVYVTTKPKAEARSVRQLVLGLTDSGAAADAFAQASATVAGIELAKEWGNRPSNHATPTMLGEAARELAALSRIQCEVLGPKEVAKLGMGSFMGVAQGSDEPLRFIVLRYQGAGKAEAPVVLVGKGITFDTGGVSIKPAADMDEMKYDMCGAASVLGVFRALGEIRPAINVVGLIPSCENMVSGRALKPGDVVTSMSGQTIEVLNTDAEGRLVLCDALTYAQRFTPRAVIDIATLTGACVVALGGVRSGLFASDDALATALSEAGERALDRCWRMPLDEDYADGLKTSYADVANIGGRAGGAITAAKFLQRFAADFPWAHLDIAGTAWKSGAAKGSTGRPVGLLLAYLLAQAEAGIADAEAPAAPRKRSSRRKSDTPSSGSIAKPARNAS comes from the coding sequence ATGGACTTCCAGCTCAAGACCCTCACGACCGCCCAGGCGGCGAATGAAAAGACCGACGCGCTGATCGTGCTCGTCGCCGAATCCACCGGGGTCGAGGTGGCGTCGACGCCTCCGTCGGCGGCCGCAGACGACGCGCTGGCCGCGTTGCTCGCGCAGGTCCGGCAGGCGGGCGACCTGCCGGCCAAGGCGGGCAAGTCGCTGGCGCTCTACCGGCCCGCCGGCATCGCGGCACCGCGCGTGGTGCTGGTCTCGATCGGCGACGGCCTTCCGGCCTCGGTGCGAAGCGCCGTGCTGGCGGGCGTCGGCGCGGTCAAGGCCGCCAATCCGAAGCGCCTGACGATCGTCTTCGCAGCCCCCACGCAGCCGCCCGCGGTGCATGCCGCGGTGCTGGCCGTCGCGGACGCCACCTATGTCTACGTCACGACCAAGCCGAAGGCAGAGGCGCGCAGCGTCCGTCAGCTGGTGCTCGGCCTGACCGACTCGGGCGCCGCGGCCGACGCGTTCGCGCAGGCGTCGGCGACGGTGGCGGGCATCGAGCTGGCCAAGGAGTGGGGCAACCGTCCGTCCAACCACGCCACGCCCACGATGCTGGGCGAGGCCGCGCGCGAACTCGCCGCCCTGTCGCGCATCCAGTGCGAGGTGCTCGGCCCCAAGGAGGTCGCCAAGCTCGGCATGGGCTCCTTCATGGGCGTGGCGCAGGGCTCCGACGAGCCGCTGCGCTTCATCGTGCTGCGCTACCAGGGCGCGGGCAAGGCCGAGGCGCCGGTCGTGCTGGTGGGCAAGGGCATCACCTTCGACACCGGCGGCGTCTCGATCAAGCCCGCCGCCGACATGGACGAGATGAAGTACGACATGTGCGGTGCGGCCAGCGTGCTGGGCGTGTTCCGCGCCCTTGGCGAGATCCGGCCGGCGATCAACGTCGTCGGATTGATCCCGTCGTGCGAGAACATGGTGAGCGGCCGCGCGCTCAAGCCCGGTGACGTCGTGACGAGCATGAGCGGCCAGACCATCGAGGTCCTCAACACCGACGCCGAGGGCCGCCTGGTGCTGTGCGACGCCTTGACGTACGCCCAGCGTTTCACGCCTCGCGCCGTGATCGACATCGCCACGCTGACGGGCGCCTGCGTGGTGGCGCTCGGCGGCGTGCGCAGCGGCCTGTTCGCTTCGGACGACGCGCTCGCGACCGCGCTGTCGGAAGCCGGCGAGCGCGCGCTGGACCGTTGCTGGCGCATGCCGCTGGACGAAGACTATGCCGACGGCCTGAAGACCAGTTACGCCGATGTCGCCAACATCGGCGGCCGGGCCGGCGGCGCCATCACCGCGGCGAAGTTCCTGCAGCGCTTCGCCGCCGATTTTCCGTGGGCGCACCTCGACATCGCCGGCACGGCATGGAAGAGCGGTGCCGCCAAGGGATCGACCGGAAGGCCGGTCGGCCTGCTGCTGGCCTACCTGCTGGCACAGGCGGAAGCGGGCATCGCCGATGCCGAGGCGCCGGCGGCACCGCGCAAGCGCTCGTCGCGCCGCAAGTCCGACACGCCGTCGTCCGGGTCCATCGCGAAGCCCGCGCGCAACGCATCGTGA
- a CDS encoding DNA polymerase III subunit chi — protein MTGIDFHFNTPDRVHHACRLLRKAVATRDARVVVVGDAETLDAVDTALWQLSPVDFIAHCRADAAPGMLARSPVVLAVGGATAAPHHQVMLNLGGEVPAGFGRFERLIDIVSDDESDRQRARVRWRHYADRGYAITRHDFQAAGRP, from the coding sequence GTGACCGGCATCGATTTCCACTTCAACACGCCCGACCGGGTCCACCATGCCTGCCGGCTGCTGCGCAAGGCCGTCGCGACCCGCGACGCCCGCGTGGTGGTGGTCGGCGATGCCGAGACCCTCGACGCGGTGGACACCGCGCTGTGGCAGCTGTCGCCGGTCGACTTCATCGCGCATTGCCGCGCCGATGCCGCGCCCGGCATGCTGGCCCGCTCGCCCGTGGTGCTCGCGGTGGGTGGGGCGACGGCGGCGCCGCACCACCAGGTGATGCTGAACCTGGGGGGCGAGGTCCCGGCGGGATTCGGGCGCTTCGAACGCCTGATAGACATCGTCAGCGACGACGAGTCCGACCGGCAGCGCGCCCGGGTGCGCTGGCGCCACTACGCCGACCGCGGCTACGCCATCACGCGGCACGATTTCCAGGCGGCGGGGCGCCCATGA
- a CDS encoding branched-chain amino acid ABC transporter substrate-binding protein, with translation MQLKWTAVALAALTLVACGKKDEAAAPTAATPTAAAPAAAPAGETIVVKIGHVGPVSGAIAHLGKDNELGAKMAIEDLNAKGVKIGGKTAKFELLAEDDAGDPKQGTAVAQKLVDSKVNGVVGHLNSGTTIPASKLYSDAGIPQISPSATNPKYTRQGFKTTFRVVADDTQLGGTLGRYAVDTLKAKNIAVIDDRTAYGQGVAEEFEKAAKAAGATIVGHEFTTDKSTDFNAILTKLKGTKPDVLFFGGMDAVGGPMLKQVKQLGMNVKFMGGDGLCTGELAKLAGDAIGEDMVVCAEAGGVDGDFKGPLDSWKAKFKEKNGVEVQIYAPYVYDAVQVLAAAMEKAGSIDPEKYLPEVGKIDHKGLTGPIVFDEKGDIKNGALTLFTYKGGARTQISVVR, from the coding sequence ATGCAATTGAAATGGACCGCGGTCGCACTGGCCGCCCTGACGCTGGTGGCCTGTGGCAAGAAGGACGAGGCCGCCGCGCCGACCGCCGCGACGCCCACGGCCGCCGCGCCGGCCGCCGCTCCCGCGGGCGAGACGATCGTCGTGAAGATCGGTCACGTCGGTCCGGTCAGCGGCGCGATCGCCCACCTGGGCAAGGACAACGAGCTGGGTGCCAAGATGGCCATCGAGGACCTCAACGCCAAGGGCGTGAAGATCGGTGGCAAGACCGCCAAATTTGAACTCCTGGCCGAGGACGACGCCGGCGATCCCAAGCAGGGCACCGCCGTCGCCCAGAAGCTGGTCGACAGCAAGGTCAACGGCGTGGTGGGCCACCTGAATTCCGGCACCACGATTCCCGCTTCCAAGCTCTACAGCGACGCCGGCATCCCGCAGATCTCGCCATCGGCGACCAATCCCAAGTACACCCGTCAGGGTTTCAAGACGACGTTCCGCGTCGTCGCCGACGACACGCAGCTCGGCGGCACGCTCGGGCGCTACGCGGTCGACACGCTCAAGGCCAAGAACATCGCCGTCATCGACGACCGCACGGCCTACGGCCAGGGCGTCGCCGAGGAGTTCGAGAAGGCCGCCAAGGCGGCCGGGGCGACCATCGTGGGCCACGAGTTCACGACCGACAAGTCGACCGACTTCAATGCCATCCTGACCAAGCTCAAGGGCACCAAGCCCGACGTGCTGTTCTTCGGCGGCATGGACGCGGTCGGTGGCCCGATGCTCAAGCAGGTCAAGCAGCTCGGCATGAACGTCAAGTTCATGGGTGGCGACGGCCTCTGCACGGGCGAGCTGGCCAAGCTCGCCGGCGATGCGATCGGCGAGGACATGGTGGTGTGCGCCGAGGCCGGCGGGGTCGATGGCGACTTCAAGGGACCGCTGGACAGCTGGAAGGCGAAATTCAAGGAGAAGAACGGCGTCGAGGTGCAGATCTACGCACCGTACGTGTACGACGCCGTCCAGGTCCTGGCCGCGGCCATGGAAAAGGCCGGGTCCATCGACCCGGAAAAGTACCTGCCCGAAGTCGGCAAGATCGACCACAAGGGGCTGACCGGTCCGATCGTGTTCGACGAGAAGGGCGACATCAAGAATGGCGCTTTGACGCTGTTCACCTACAAGGGCGGTGCCCGCACGCAGATCTCGGTCGTGCGCTGA
- a CDS encoding polyprenyl synthetase family protein, which yields MDPVAHVDALRSRVDERLLAWIPAPASDTDTVSRAMHACVMAPGKRLRPLLLLLAAQDMGVEASDVIDAACALEMVHAASLALDDLPCMDDAQMRRGQPALHVLHGDDVAILAAVALLGQAFVAAGSSTLAPAVRVRCMTILAEAIGPRGLVGGQCRDLRDGRVQRSAESIVQTNQLKTGSLFTAAVEIAALAAHADATTRTALVTFACELGQAFQLADDIADACGTASTLGKDVGRDAGKSTLVALLGLTAARDCLAQHMTQAQASLRLALGPDASLARYARQLIRSD from the coding sequence ATGGATCCCGTGGCCCACGTGGACGCGCTGCGATCGCGTGTCGATGAACGCCTGCTGGCATGGATTCCGGCGCCCGCGTCCGACACCGACACGGTTTCCCGCGCGATGCATGCCTGCGTCATGGCACCGGGCAAGCGCCTGCGGCCCTTGCTGCTGCTGCTGGCGGCGCAGGACATGGGCGTGGAAGCCAGCGACGTCATCGACGCCGCCTGCGCACTGGAGATGGTGCACGCCGCATCCCTCGCGCTGGACGATCTCCCGTGCATGGACGACGCGCAGATGCGTCGCGGCCAGCCGGCCCTGCACGTGCTCCACGGCGACGACGTCGCCATCCTGGCGGCGGTCGCCCTGCTGGGACAGGCTTTCGTCGCCGCGGGCAGCAGCACGCTGGCGCCCGCCGTGCGGGTGCGGTGCATGACCATCCTGGCCGAAGCCATCGGACCCCGGGGCCTGGTGGGCGGTCAATGCCGCGACCTGCGCGACGGACGCGTCCAGCGCAGCGCCGAGTCGATCGTGCAGACCAACCAGCTCAAGACCGGCTCGCTGTTCACCGCCGCGGTCGAGATCGCGGCGCTGGCCGCGCACGCCGACGCCACGACGCGGACGGCGCTCGTGACCTTCGCCTGCGAACTGGGTCAGGCCTTCCAGCTCGCCGACGACATCGCCGACGCGTGCGGGACGGCCTCGACCCTGGGCAAGGACGTCGGCCGCGACGCAGGCAAGTCGACCCTCGTCGCGCTCCTGGGACTGACGGCCGCGCGCGACTGCCTGGCCCAGCACATGACGCAAGCCCAGGCGTCGCTGCGGCTGGCGTTGGGCCCCGACGCCTCGCTGGCGCGCTACGCGCGCCAGCTGATCCGCAGCGACTGA
- the crtY gene encoding lycopene beta-cyclase CrtY, whose amino-acid sequence MPHFAILAPPFTSHIRALEALADALHSRGHRISWLHQADVGALIRSPHVEFHALGAATHPSGSLDGVVARAARPGGPSGLRRVIRDVAEATDMLCREAPGRLRALGVDVVIADQMEAAGGLVAAHLGLPFVSVACALPVNREPRVPLPVMHWALATDPAGLQMNQGSERVYDWLMRPHAEVIARHAAAFGLPPRTRIDQCLSPSLQLAQTVAGFDFAREAAPAVLQAVGPLRGPMDAEEALERHAPGIVHDRPFVFASLGTLQGGRFRLFLRIARACRDVGAQVLLAHCDRLDARQADALRRAGATWVTGFAPQRDAVARADVVITHAGLNTVMDALAAGKPMLALPIAFDQPGCAARVVHAGAGLRILPGLATSGAIRKALRRLLDEPRFAEAARSLAPAVRAAGGTALAVGLIERMLSSRAVDVPSVASVRSPHGSDATACDLLLVGGGLSNGLIALRLAQQRPDLRVIVLERDDAAGGNHTWSFHDADLDAAQNAWVAPLVAHRWPAHGVRFPQCRRRVEGGYASVTSSRFDAVLRQCLGDRLVFGAAVQRLDAHAVTLADGRVLTARCVIDGRGARPSPHLALGFQKFLGQEIRTTAPHGLSEPVLMDATVDQHDAYRFVYLLPFTSDTLLVEDTYYADGAALDDAVLRERIAAYVHAQGWRIAEVLREERGVLPIVLAGDAQAFWRDAADGAVPVGLAAALFHPTTGYSLPDAVRLADRLAALPDVDAPAVRAAVRDHALATWRDRSFFRLLNRMLFRAAEPSRRWRVMQRFYGLPAPLIARFYAGRPTLADQLRILMGKPPVPLGAALRAALATDLRGTPELQEKTS is encoded by the coding sequence ATGCCCCACTTTGCGATCCTCGCGCCACCTTTCACCAGCCACATCCGGGCACTCGAAGCCCTGGCGGACGCATTGCATTCACGGGGACATCGCATCAGCTGGTTGCACCAGGCCGATGTCGGTGCACTGATCCGCAGCCCCCACGTCGAATTCCATGCGCTGGGCGCGGCGACCCATCCGTCCGGTTCGCTCGACGGCGTCGTCGCGCGCGCCGCCCGTCCCGGGGGGCCGTCGGGTCTGCGCCGCGTGATCCGCGACGTGGCCGAGGCCACCGACATGCTTTGCCGCGAGGCCCCCGGGCGGCTGCGTGCGCTGGGCGTCGATGTCGTCATCGCCGATCAGATGGAGGCGGCGGGTGGCTTGGTCGCGGCGCATCTGGGGTTGCCGTTCGTCTCCGTCGCCTGCGCGTTGCCGGTCAACCGCGAGCCTCGGGTGCCCTTGCCGGTGATGCACTGGGCGCTCGCCACCGATCCGGCGGGCCTGCAGATGAACCAGGGCAGCGAGCGCGTCTACGACTGGCTCATGCGACCGCACGCCGAAGTCATCGCGCGTCATGCGGCCGCCTTCGGTCTGCCGCCTCGCACACGCATCGACCAGTGCCTGTCGCCTTCGCTGCAGCTCGCGCAGACGGTGGCGGGCTTCGACTTCGCGCGCGAAGCCGCACCCGCCGTGCTGCAGGCGGTGGGTCCGCTGCGCGGCCCGATGGACGCCGAGGAGGCGCTCGAACGCCACGCGCCCGGCATCGTCCACGACCGGCCCTTCGTGTTCGCCTCGCTCGGCACGCTGCAGGGCGGGCGTTTCCGGCTGTTCCTGAGGATCGCGCGCGCCTGCCGCGACGTGGGCGCGCAGGTGCTGTTGGCGCATTGCGACCGGCTCGATGCCCGGCAGGCCGATGCCCTGCGCCGCGCGGGAGCGACCTGGGTGACCGGCTTCGCACCGCAGCGCGACGCCGTGGCGCGCGCCGATGTCGTCATCACGCACGCCGGCCTCAACACCGTCATGGATGCGCTGGCCGCCGGCAAGCCGATGCTGGCCCTGCCCATCGCTTTCGACCAGCCCGGCTGCGCCGCGAGGGTGGTGCATGCCGGGGCGGGATTGCGCATCCTGCCGGGACTCGCCACCTCCGGCGCGATCCGCAAGGCGCTGCGGCGCCTGCTGGACGAACCCCGTTTCGCCGAAGCCGCACGATCGCTCGCGCCGGCGGTGCGGGCGGCCGGCGGCACGGCCCTGGCCGTCGGGCTGATCGAGCGGATGCTGTCGTCGCGGGCGGTCGATGTCCCGTCCGTCGCATCCGTGCGGTCGCCACACGGGTCGGACGCGACGGCTTGCGACCTGCTGCTCGTGGGTGGCGGTCTGAGCAACGGCCTGATCGCGTTGCGTCTCGCGCAGCAGCGTCCGGACCTCCGCGTGATCGTCCTGGAGCGCGACGACGCGGCGGGCGGCAACCACACGTGGTCGTTCCACGACGCCGACCTGGATGCGGCACAGAACGCCTGGGTGGCGCCGCTGGTGGCGCACCGCTGGCCGGCGCACGGCGTGCGCTTTCCTCAATGTCGGCGCCGGGTCGAGGGCGGCTACGCGTCGGTCACGTCGTCGCGCTTCGACGCCGTGCTGCGCCAGTGCCTGGGCGACCGCCTGGTCTTCGGGGCGGCGGTGCAACGGCTGGACGCGCACGCCGTCACCCTGGCCGATGGCCGCGTGCTGACGGCGCGTTGCGTGATCGACGGCCGGGGCGCCCGGCCGAGTCCGCACCTCGCGCTGGGTTTCCAGAAGTTCCTCGGCCAGGAAATCCGCACGACCGCGCCGCACGGCCTCTCGGAACCCGTGCTGATGGACGCGACGGTCGATCAGCACGATGCCTACCGCTTCGTCTACCTGCTGCCGTTCACGAGCGACACCCTGCTCGTCGAGGACACCTATTACGCCGACGGCGCGGCGCTCGACGACGCCGTGCTGCGCGAGCGCATCGCCGCGTACGTCCACGCGCAGGGCTGGCGGATCGCCGAGGTGCTTCGCGAGGAGCGCGGGGTGCTGCCGATCGTGCTGGCCGGCGACGCGCAGGCGTTCTGGCGCGATGCCGCAGACGGCGCGGTGCCGGTCGGGCTGGCTGCGGCCCTGTTCCATCCCACCACCGGTTATTCGCTGCCCGATGCCGTGCGCCTGGCCGACCGCCTCGCGGCGCTGCCCGACGTCGACGCCCCGGCGGTCCGTGCCGCCGTGCGCGACCACGCCCTGGCGACCTGGCGCGACCGGAGCTTCTTCCGATTGCTCAACCGTATGCTGTTCCGCGCTGCGGAACCGTCCCGGCGCTGGCGGGTGATGCAGCGCTTCTACGGTCTGCCGGCGCCGCTCATCGCCCGCTTCTACGCGGGCCGGCCGACCCTGGCCGATCAACTTCGAATTCTCATGGGCAAGCCGCCGGTGCCGCTGGGCGCCGCGCTGCGGGCCGCCCTGGCGACCGACCTGCGCGGAACGCCCGAACTTCAGGAAAAGACCTCATGA
- a CDS encoding phytoene desaturase: MKPARNAVVVGAGFGGLALAIRLQSAGVQTTLLEGRDQPGGRAYVYRDQGFTFDAGPTVITDPTALEELFSLSGRRMADYVELLPVAPFYRLCWEDAPPFDYANDQADLDAQIAARSPEDVEGYRRFLAYSRAVFDEGYLKLGTVPFLSFRSMVQAGPALAKLQAWRSVYSMVSKFIKDEHLRQAFSFHSLLVGGNPFATSSIYALIHALEREWGVWFPRGGTGALVQGMVRLFEDLGGTLRLNAPVERIELDKRRATGVVLGGASAGERIAADMVASNADVVHTYEALLGHEPRGRLEGKRLKRKNFSMSLFVIHFGLKRRHEHLRHHTVCFGPRYRELIQEIFHGKELADDFSLYLHAPCVTDPSLAPEGCGAHYVLAPVPHLGNADIDWAVEGPRFRDRILQYLEKYYIPDLQADLVTSRIFTPADFRDELGAHLGSAFSLEPLLTQSAWFRPHNRDRLIRNLYIAGAGTHPGAGVPGVVGSAKATAGLMLEEGA; the protein is encoded by the coding sequence ATGAAACCCGCCCGCAATGCCGTCGTCGTGGGAGCCGGCTTCGGCGGACTCGCATTGGCCATCCGCCTGCAGTCCGCCGGTGTCCAGACCACGCTGCTGGAAGGACGCGACCAGCCCGGCGGACGCGCCTACGTCTACCGCGACCAGGGCTTCACCTTCGACGCCGGACCGACCGTCATCACCGATCCGACCGCCCTGGAGGAGTTGTTCTCCCTGTCCGGACGACGCATGGCCGACTACGTCGAACTGCTCCCCGTGGCGCCGTTCTACCGGCTGTGCTGGGAGGACGCGCCCCCGTTCGACTACGCCAACGACCAGGCCGATCTCGACGCCCAGATCGCCGCGCGCTCGCCCGAGGACGTCGAGGGCTACCGGCGATTCCTCGCCTATTCCCGCGCCGTCTTCGACGAGGGTTATCTCAAGCTGGGCACGGTGCCGTTCCTGTCGTTCCGCAGCATGGTGCAGGCCGGCCCGGCGCTCGCCAAGCTGCAGGCCTGGCGCAGCGTCTACAGCATGGTCTCGAAATTCATCAAGGACGAGCACCTGCGCCAGGCCTTCAGCTTCCATTCGCTGCTGGTGGGCGGCAATCCTTTCGCGACCTCGTCGATCTACGCGCTCATCCACGCGCTGGAGCGCGAGTGGGGCGTGTGGTTTCCGCGCGGGGGGACCGGCGCCCTGGTGCAGGGCATGGTGCGCCTGTTCGAGGACCTGGGCGGGACGCTGCGCCTGAATGCGCCCGTCGAACGCATCGAACTCGACAAGCGCCGCGCGACGGGCGTCGTGCTCGGCGGGGCCTCGGCCGGCGAGCGCATCGCCGCCGACATGGTGGCGAGCAACGCCGACGTGGTCCACACCTACGAAGCGCTGCTCGGCCACGAGCCCCGCGGTCGGCTCGAGGGCAAGCGTCTGAAGCGCAAGAACTTCTCGATGTCGCTGTTCGTCATCCATTTCGGCCTGAAGCGCCGGCACGAGCACCTGCGGCACCACACGGTGTGCTTCGGCCCACGCTATCGCGAACTGATCCAGGAGATCTTCCACGGCAAGGAATTGGCCGACGATTTCTCGCTCTACCTGCACGCGCCGTGCGTGACCGATCCGTCGCTCGCACCCGAGGGCTGCGGCGCGCATTACGTGCTCGCGCCGGTTCCCCATCTTGGCAACGCCGACATTGACTGGGCCGTCGAGGGGCCCCGCTTCCGGGACCGTATCCTTCAGTACCTAGAAAAGTACTACATCCCCGACTTGCAGGCCGATCTCGTGACCAGTCGAATCTTCACTCCCGCCGATTTCCGCGACGAACTGGGCGCCCACCTGGGCTCGGCGTTCTCGCTGGAACCCCTGTTGACGCAGAGCGCCTGGTTTCGCCCGCACAACCGGGATCGCCTGATCCGCAACCTCTACATCGCCGGCGCCGGCACGCATCCGGGTGCGGGCGTGCCGGGTGTCGTGGGTTCGGCCAAGGCGACGGCGGGGCTGATGCTGGAGGAGGGCGCATGA
- a CDS encoding phytoene/squalene synthase family protein has protein sequence MNHRWSQGGRASVDRTSRHAEQAIRQGSKSFAAAAKLFDPATRDSAVKLYAWCRHCDDVIDGQSLGHGQIGGDRRDGAERIAELRFLTLGACRGDPMTHPAFVGLQQIVRLHGIPEHYLMEHLAGFAMDVDPDVRYESIDDTLRYAWRVAGVVGVMMALLMGTRGGDTVPANVLDRACDLGVAFQFTNIARDIVEDACIGRVYLPAQWLREAGLPVGDPAALARSEHRAALAVVAARLVEAAEPYYRSSMTGIATLPIRSAWSIATARGVYRHIGHLVRARGARAWDQRAATSRWDKLRFVARGGVVALLSRALPPRSRAPQLWRRPV, from the coding sequence ATGAACCATCGCTGGTCCCAGGGAGGGCGCGCCAGCGTCGATCGCACGTCGCGCCATGCCGAACAGGCGATCCGCCAGGGGTCCAAGAGTTTCGCCGCCGCCGCGAAGCTGTTCGATCCGGCCACGCGCGACAGTGCCGTAAAACTCTACGCGTGGTGCCGTCACTGCGACGACGTGATCGACGGCCAGTCGCTCGGCCATGGACAGATCGGCGGCGACCGCCGCGACGGCGCCGAACGCATCGCCGAACTCCGCTTCCTGACCCTGGGAGCTTGTCGCGGCGACCCCATGACGCACCCGGCGTTCGTCGGTCTGCAGCAGATCGTGCGCCTGCACGGCATCCCCGAGCATTACCTGATGGAGCACCTGGCCGGTTTCGCGATGGACGTCGATCCGGACGTGCGCTACGAATCCATCGACGACACGCTGCGCTACGCCTGGCGCGTCGCCGGTGTGGTCGGCGTGATGATGGCCCTGCTGATGGGCACGCGCGGCGGCGACACTGTGCCTGCGAACGTGCTCGACCGCGCCTGCGACCTGGGCGTGGCGTTCCAGTTCACCAACATCGCCCGCGACATCGTGGAGGACGCCTGCATCGGCCGCGTCTACCTGCCGGCGCAATGGCTGCGCGAGGCGGGTCTGCCCGTGGGCGACCCGGCCGCGCTGGCGCGTTCCGAGCATCGCGCGGCGCTCGCCGTCGTGGCCGCCCGGCTGGTGGAGGCTGCCGAGCCCTATTACCGCTCCTCGATGACCGGCATCGCGACATTGCCCATCCGTTCGGCCTGGTCGATCGCCACCGCACGCGGCGTCTATCGACACATCGGCCATCTCGTGCGCGCGCGCGGCGCCCGGGCCTGGGATCAGCGTGCGGCCACGTCGCGGTGGGACAAGCTTCGATTCGTGGCCCGGGGAGGCGTGGTCGCGCTGCTTTCGCGCGCGTTGCCTCCGCGGTCGCGAGCACCCCAACTCTGGCGCCGACCGGTCTGA
- a CDS encoding AlpA family phage regulatory protein, translating into MSTTVLLRKPSVLSMTGFGTTTLYDRIKSGLFTRPIRIGARLSAWRASEVDEINRAIVAGKSDEEIRALVKSLENARMEASKGLLSS; encoded by the coding sequence ATGAGCACCACAGTCCTATTGCGCAAGCCATCCGTGCTGTCAATGACTGGCTTCGGCACCACAACGCTCTACGACCGCATCAAGTCGGGGCTGTTCACGCGGCCGATCCGCATCGGAGCCCGGCTTTCAGCTTGGCGCGCATCCGAAGTGGACGAAATCAACCGTGCCATCGTCGCCGGCAAGTCCGATGAAGAGATACGCGCACTGGTGAAATCGCTGGAAAATGCCCGCATGGAAGCCTCCAAGGGGTTACTTTCCAGCTGA
- a CDS encoding phosphoadenosine phosphosulfate reductase family protein produces MKHQSTFFDGGQRLQMTESIEMTIQSLQAYGPDHPHWGIAWSGGKDSSATLTMIMWLIDTGKIQRPKTLTVFYADTRQELPPLAIAAEQIMDELRERGIEIQVVTAPMDKRFMVYILGRGVPPPNNNTLRWCTRQIKIDPMEQALRERVEQLDGQILMITGVRQGESAIRDRRIEMSCSKDGAECGQGWYQQVLPNAKGLRGRLATLAPLLHWRVCHVWEWLKHWAPQEEFGDWSTAIIADAYGGDEAEEINARTGCTGCPLAAEDTALQTILRNPAWAYLQPLTGIKPLWRELREPKHRIKKAGLERLKDGGIAKNPQRMGPLTLEARQMGLNRILGIQAACNVTADLQRRPRISLINAEEEARIRALIAVGTWPDGWEGDEPSAEAVMPIVYQNGAVQPLLFSAEEA; encoded by the coding sequence ATGAAGCACCAGTCCACATTCTTCGACGGCGGCCAGCGCTTGCAGATGACCGAGTCCATCGAGATGACGATCCAGTCGCTGCAGGCTTACGGCCCGGACCACCCGCACTGGGGCATCGCCTGGTCGGGCGGCAAAGACAGCAGCGCCACGCTGACCATGATCATGTGGCTGATCGACACCGGAAAGATCCAGCGCCCGAAGACGCTGACGGTGTTCTATGCCGACACCCGCCAGGAACTGCCGCCGCTAGCGATCGCTGCCGAGCAGATCATGGACGAGCTGCGCGAGCGCGGTATCGAGATCCAGGTCGTGACGGCACCGATGGACAAGCGCTTCATGGTCTACATCCTGGGCCGCGGTGTCCCGCCGCCGAACAACAACACGCTGCGCTGGTGCACACGCCAGATCAAGATCGATCCGATGGAGCAGGCGCTGCGTGAGCGCGTTGAGCAGCTCGATGGTCAGATCCTGATGATCACCGGCGTGCGCCAAGGCGAGAGCGCTATCCGCGATCGCCGCATCGAGATGTCGTGCAGCAAGGATGGCGCCGAGTGCGGCCAGGGCTGGTATCAGCAGGTGCTGCCCAACGCCAAGGGCTTGCGCGGCCGGCTGGCCACACTGGCGCCGCTCCTGCACTGGCGCGTGTGTCATGTCTGGGAGTGGCTGAAGCACTGGGCGCCGCAGGAGGAGTTCGGCGACTGGAGCACGGCCATCATCGCGGACGCCTACGGCGGCGACGAGGCGGAGGAGATCAACGCGCGCACCGGCTGCACGGGCTGCCCGCTCGCCGCCGAAGACACCGCGCTGCAGACGATCCTGCGCAACCCGGCCTGGGCGTACCTGCAGCCGCTCACCGGCATCAAGCCGCTTTGGCGCGAGCTGCGCGAGCCGAAGCACCGAATCAAGAAAGCCGGCCTAGAGCGCCTGAAGGACGGCGGCATCGCCAAGAACCCGCAGCGCATGGGCCCGCTCACGCTCGAAGCGCGGCAGATGGGCCTGAACCGAATCCTCGGCATCCAGGCGGCCTGCAACGTCACGGCGGACCTGCAGCGCCGCCCGCGCATCAGCCTGATCAACGCCGAGGAGGAAGCACGCATCCGCGCGCTGATCGCTGTCGGCACGTGGCCGGATGGCTGGGAAGGTGACGAGCCAAGTGCTGAGGCCGTCATGCCGATCGTTTATCAGAACGGTGCAGTGCAGCCGCTGCTGTTCTCTGCCGAGGAAGCCTGA